DNA from Candidatus Methylomirabilota bacterium:
CCGGGCAGCACGTCGCCGCTGCAGAGGGGAAAGTCCGGGCAGGCGAGGCCCGCGCCGCTGTGGCGCACGTAGCCGCCGAGGGCGACCTGGACGAGGAGCACGGGCAGCCCCACTCGGGCCAATCGGGCCAGGGCAGTGGCTTGGCGAGGTGCAGCCGAAGGCGAGCCGAGCGGATCAGTGGCTTGGCGAGGTGCAGCCGAAGGCGAGCCGAGCGGATCAGTGATTCCGCCCGCCGCAATCGTGAGAAGGCCCGCCATGATCGTCAGCGCGGTGAGGAGATGTACCGTGCTCACCGGCGCGGACAGGCCGAGCTTCACGGTGATCCCGCCGAGGACGATCTGCACGGCGAGCAGGGCGAGGAGGGTGAGGGCCACGCGGCGGAGCAGGCGCGATTCCGCCCGGCGCAGCGTGACGACCGCCGTCGCGACCAGGAGGGCGGAGAAGAGCGGGACGCCGAGGCGATGGCGGAACTCGATCCAGATCTCGGTGCCGCCCGGCGGGATGAAGCGGCCGTGGCAGAGCGGCCAGTCGGGGCAGCCGAGACCCGAGCCGGTAGCGCTCACCACGTTGCCGAGCATCATCACCAGCGCCAGCGCCGCGAGGGCGAGCCAGGCGAGACGGCGAGGCGCGCTACCGGCCATGCGGGGCATTGGGCGCGACCTTGGACCCCGCCTCCACGGGGTGCACCGCGACGTCGTCGCCTCCCGCTGCCTGCCAGCGGAAGAAGACGACGGTGAGGGCCAGGAGGAAGATGAGGCCTCCCGGAACCCACATGATGAGGCCGCCCAGGTGCTGGTCCGCCCGCGGCGTCAGGGCCTCGATCACGCGCGGCGCCCGGGAATAGTACGGATAGAGGATGCCGTCGGCCATGCTGATGAAGATCGACACCACCACCATCGGCAGGCCGACCACGAACATGTACAGCATCTGCACGGGGTAGGGCGCGCGCGGCAGCTCGGGCAGCGGCGAGAGCAGCGGCCACCAGAGAATCACCGAGGCGGCCATGATCATGAGGTGCTCGACGATGTGGACCGGGTGCTGCTCCATCGCCAGGTTGTAGAGGGGCGGCAAGTGCCACGCCACCAGCACGAGGTTGAAGGTGGCGAAGGCCCCCGAGGGCCGGGTGAGCCGGCGCCCCAGGGCGAGCACACCCGGTCGCCGCACGAGCGGGCGCACCATCCAGCCCGGCACCCCGTGCAGGAGCAACGGCGGCATGGCGAAGGCCAGCATCATGTGCTGGATCATGTGCGCGCTGAAGAGGTAGTAGTCCGAGAGATCGTGAATGGGCCCGGTGAGGGCCACGAAGAGCACGACGAGGGCGCCAGCGAACGCCACGGCCTGATGCGGGGCCAGCCGCGCGTCGGGATCGAGCCGTCGGCGGTAGAGCACGGCGCCCGCATACGCGGCGCCGAGCACCGCCAGGCCCGCGACCACCGTGGGGTCGGCGTTCCAGGCGGTCCAGTCGAATCCCCCGGGCGGGAGGGGCGGTGGCCCGCCCGGCCCGGGCACTCCATGCGCCATGCTAGTGCGGGCGCGGGAGCAGGATGAAGGCG
Protein-coding regions in this window:
- a CDS encoding cytochrome c oxidase assembly protein, which encodes MPGPGGPPPLPPGGFDWTAWNADPTVVAGLAVLGAAYAGAVLYRRRLDPDARLAPHQAVAFAGALVVLFVALTGPIHDLSDYYLFSAHMIQHMMLAFAMPPLLLHGVPGWMVRPLVRRPGVLALGRRLTRPSGAFATFNLVLVAWHLPPLYNLAMEQHPVHIVEHLMIMAASVILWWPLLSPLPELPRAPYPVQMLYMFVVGLPMVVVSIFISMADGILYPYYSRAPRVIEALTPRADQHLGGLIMWVPGGLIFLLALTVVFFRWQAAGGDDVAVHPVEAGSKVAPNAPHGR
- a CDS encoding COX15/CtaA family protein; amino-acid sequence: MAGSAPRRLAWLALAALALVMMLGNVVSATGSGLGCPDWPLCHGRFIPPGGTEIWIEFRHRLGVPLFSALLVATAVVTLRRAESRLLRRVALTLLALLAVQIVLGGITVKLGLSAPVSTVHLLTALTIMAGLLTIAAGGITDPLGSPSAAPRQATDPLGSPSAAPRQATALARLARVGLPVLLVQVALGGYVRHSGAGLACPDFPLCSGDVLPGAGPPLIHWVHRWLGVLLLGLFLHVAMASRRTPLAGVGAALGAVAVLQVALGVAAVLMRLPVPVRAAHAAGGYALWGLLVWLTLRTGVWRAGAGRRASSPCDPGAGGGRGGARLHRSAARRARGRAHGDPDGER